atgttttgaaaatctttAGTACATCAGCATAAGAACTTAGTAAAGCATTTAAAATAATTTGTCTTATGGCATAATGAATCACTTGAACACTGGTGTTACACAAGTGCAGATATACGTTTTAGAGCACTAGTTGGTATTAAATTTTAAATCACGAAGCTCTGGTGAGCAGAAACGGCATCTACTCAGACTAGTTTTTGCAGGGACTCTAACATTTTCATAAATGGAATAAAAACATGCTAACATGTTAGTAATAAGCAAGAATCAGCAGAAATTGGATACCTTCTGGATCACTCGGCAGCCATACATTTGAAGGCTAAGTGCCAAAACATGGCCATTAAGCTGGTCAGCCAGTTCTCTAATCTGTGCTGGACTTCCATGTTCAAAAAACTGGAAGAAAAGATAGAAGAATGTGAAAAGAAAGAATATAACCATAAGACAATGATAAGATTTGTACAACAATCTTTATTCAAGTAGTACTTGCAGGCAGCTGAATGTGTGCCAACTTGCAATTACACAGTTGAtcgcaaaaaaaataaatgcaacTTCACCTTCTGGATCACATAATTCCCAAAAACATCAGTCATCAGCGAAAGTGCTTGCGGCATAATCTCATGGAAGACCATATTCTTCTCTTCTGTAGTTGCTGTTTCAAGTTTCTGTTGAATAAATCTACTTCCATACTGATCCGCGCTGCTCAAACGAGGTTTTCAATGTGTCATAAATAGCTAGGCAAAGATACTACAAGGATATTAAACATCTATATTAAGAACTGCAGGCAAATGTACTCACAGAAGCATACCTGAACTCAACAACATGGCCAGCAATCTCTGAAAGCTCAAAACACTtagttttattgcttttgaACTGATCCAGTAATGATGACGCAAAACTTTCTTCCAAGCCACTCCCAAGATCCAAATGCCATGATCCCATAACATTTCCAGTGAAGTTTCGCATCCCTGAAGGAAAACGCATGTTTCGTTCGCCATGCCTGACTGGACTGCCAGATCCAATTGGAGAATTTGGAAGAAGTTGGCCCCCCAGTTGGTTTCCAGCATAAGACATTCCAAGACCAAATCCAGGGTTTCCATAGTATCCATGATTTAGATTACCAGCTTTGCCAAGATAGGGAAGACTATAATGTGATTTCTGATGTAAGAGCAATGTCTCAAGGTAAGATTTCTGCATCTCTAACAGCTCCATGAATGAGTTTCCTACAGACTCCCTATCAAGCATTGGATCATTAAGAGCTGCAGCATGTGCAGCTGCATACTCGGTTGATTTCAAGTATTGAAGATACAATGGATCCATCAGAGGCATTTGCAAAGCACTAGCGGAATTTTGATTACCAACTCTACCAAGGTTCTGCAACTCTGCTGCAGCAGCCAATAAATTAGGCCCTAAAGTAACTCCTCTCGAGTCAACACCCATTGCCCTTGCAGCAGCAATATTTTCAATCAAAGGCAACGGATTGCCACCACCAAGCTGGTTCCCCAACATGGACGGTGATCCAGGATTCATAGCACCACCACTTAAGGCATAGTTTGCAAAGGAGGCATTTGGGCTATCAATATTTGGATACTGAGAAGGTGAGTTTCCTCCACCATGAAGAGTCAATGAGGAAGGTCCCTTCATATATGACTCAACAGAGGGCACAGCAGATTTGTGAAACTGCATTGTTTCAGGCTTGTTTAAAAGGGAATGATGTTTAACTGGATTGTGATCATTTTGCAAATGGTAGAGGTTCTCATGATGAATTTGGGATGCCAGATGCTTCCCTTCATCTATTTTGTTATTTGCTGAAAGGCTCATACCAGACAAAGCAGCAGCAATGTCTGCCGATACATCTATATTTGGTAAAATATCATCCGATGATTTCAAGAtgtttgcatttcttttatccACTGAATTCACTCTTCCCCCACCAACTGGAGGAATGCGAGGACTAGGAGCTTTTGCAACAAGATGTGGGTCTGGAGTGGTACTTCTCGACAATGAACCACCCAGAGCGGAAGCATAACTTTGAGAAGCTGATGAGCCAACATTGTGGACTGCAGAAATTCCCTGAATATTTGCACCAGAAAGTAATGAATCTACTGATGTCAATTCCTGCTGTAGATGAGCAATTTGAGGATCAGAAGATTCAAGAATGTTATCAAATGCACGGCTGGCCGGACGAGATGGATGACCAGAAACTGGTAACGTCTGATTTGCATCATCCTACACCAATATCGAAGTATTGTTTTACaccataacatttgatgaataGAACATGTAAATGATACCAAAAAGTTTAGCACAAGCACAAAGCACAGATGACAGGTGACCATATAATGTATGTGAGAAGCaagcaaaaattattttttccttaTTGATTTTACAAAAGATAAATAAATGCTATTACATTTTAAAAACTTACAGATTTTACAGATATGAATTCAGATGCTGCCAATAACCtaaagtactttttttttaaaacctaaAGTATTTAATTTTGGGCATAAGCGTATAGGCAAGTAAAACAttggaaaatgaagaaatctAGTAAAGATTGGAATGATAAACATTGTCTCAGTTCAAGGCAAGCCTTTTCCAGCAAGAGCACTCTTACATTGGCCCGAGCATCCTACTGCTAAAATTGTGAGAGGCATGGCAGATTCAAGGGCAGTGCTAAGTATTAATACATCCAtgaaataatttttcaaattattgcTCACCCCAAAAAGCTCTTCTATAGCCTCGACAACATAGAATATGTCAGAGATAACCTTCTTCCATGGACCATTTCACGAAGAAAGCAAAATCTTATTTAGGTTTCCAACATTTGAACCAATATAGGAATACGCTCGTAAAAACATCATACAATGGGAATTACAGAATAAAAAATAACGTAGAATATGTAGGAGATAACCTTCTTGCATGGACCATTTCACGAAGAAAGGAAAATCTTATTTAGGTTTCCAACGTTTGAACCAATATAGGAATACGCTTGTAAAAACATGAAACAACAGGAATTAcataataaaaaacaaaagaagcctAACAAAATACTTGCAACTGCTGTACGGGACATGCAAAACGCATTTTATAGCAAGAAATGACTAGTAGCAGATCCACACGTGTGACAAGAATATAATAGCAAAAAATGAGAGAATGTCAAAGCAAACTTTTGATGTCAGTGCTCAATGCTTCACGACAATCTTTAAAATAAATGCACGCTGATTTGCCAAGAAGCACGTCAACACCGCTTTAGATATGGAAAACATAAATACAAACAGAAATGTCAAAGACAACATTAGCAGGAGAATATGAAGCATCTCTTAATGTCATTAATAACCAAAGACAATGAAACTCCAATAACAATAACTTTAACCAATTAAATATTATCCTTGAGGAAACAGGGAACAACCGAATATCATCTGCCAACGTTCTAGCAGTGACTATCAGTCAAGGAGTGACGAAAATAGAATCCAATGGCAGTAAATAAGCTCATAGCTTCTCAAGTACTAGATAAATAAAATTCTTGACAATCAATCAGATGAAAGGTAAAGATACACATTCTCACGTGTTCAATCACAACCCTAAATCTATCAGCAACTTCTGCACAGGACAAAGCAATTCAACCATCAACCAACAGCCAACAGGTTATTCAACATATAGCAGAAACTAATTTCTTATATAAGCAACCCAATAGAAACCCTATcaacaaattccaaaatttcaaacttttcaaccaagaaacaagaacctAGAAAAGGAGCGGCAAATGTAGTTTCTTAATTTGTCTTCACCTGGATTATTTCAGCGAAGCTCTTCTGCCGCCTTACTAATCCCGGTCCTGGCAAACCAATAAGTCCGTCACCACCCCATTCCTTCTGAGGGTCCATGACATTCTCTTCTTTCATCCCAACAAACTCCGGCTGCATTGAAAACAGTGACCTATTAATACTTCCTCCATCACCGCCGCTGTTTCCAACCACTTTCCTCCTATCGCCAATGGTGGCTGAACTGCCTCCCCCTCCACCCCCACTTCCACCTTCAACACCGCCCTGCAACCTCTGCGCAAACCGCCAGTCCTCTTTAGACAAAAGAGGAGGCGGAAGCCGAGGGTTCAAGTTGACATTCGAGTAGTAATAGTTAATGTACGCCGGATCAGACCTAATCTCCTCCTCAGACAAACCTCCACGACCGCCAGAAGCGCCTCCGCCAAACAAGCCGCTCAGCGATCCTTCAACAGTGGGAGGAGCCGAGCCGCTCCTGAAAATGCTGAGCTCCCTCTCGATATCACTAGCCTCTTGTTGCCTCCGGTGCTGCTCTCTCAGCAACATCTCCAGCTCTTCACTGTAGTCGTCGCTTCCTCGCATCATCGATGATCGCATTCCGATTTCCGACATCATCTTCGAATAGCTATCGGTAATCATCCCGACCTATACATACATATAAATATACGTCTATCTATATGTATATATCTACACCTCTATCTATACACACACTTTTATTCCCAAAAACTAATCCTAAAACACCGCAAATTAACAACTTGAAGCTTAAATTAGAATTAAATTAACTTAAAAGTTGacccaaaaacagtttttccaTTTTGCCTTCAGCAAATTAATGTTTTTTGgataaacttaaaaaaaaaaaatttctgagcTGAATTAGTAATTACAGAGGTTTGCCATTGAAAAGGGACTCGAAATTCGCTCAGAAATAGAGAGATCGGCCATCGCGGAGGGCTGGAGAGTGAAGCATTCTATAGAGAAACTAGTGAGGGGAAAGGGTTTAGTTTCAGAGAGAGAACGCAGAGCGGAGAGTGGAAAGAAGAAAGAACAGTAAACAGCGCAAGTGAGGGGGACGGGGACGTAGGGATTATAAAGAGTAAGAGTAAGGGATTGTCAACCGTTGGATCGATGATTGAACGGTTGAGATTGAGAGATGGAGAAGGAACGCTTCCTACAATTGGGCCCTGGGAGTGGGGGTGTAGGAGTGGCTAATGCGATACCGGGTTAGGGTTTTTATTTCAGAGGATCTTTAGGTGGATTGTGGATCGCCTGAAATTAGATATTTTGCCATATTTTATGCTACTAGCGTTAGGCTGCTCTTTGGGCGTTTTGGAATTTTTACACAAGGGTTTCAATTATGGTAGTATTTATATCCTGGCACGCAAATGTTCACCTTCTGCTTACACAAgggttttttcttttggtaatAAACAATGATATAGAACTAAggatgtgtttgataaaattaaaatttaaaaattaaaatctaaaatctaaaatttgaatctattaaattattgaattattaaatattaaatctaatatatttgagaACATATCACATTTAGTGATAaatgaataacttatcacttaattttagaAACAAATTTTGCCTAggaaattcagtgccacttaattaatttaaatgttcaattttttgttatcaaacagtctgatatgttaagatctgaatctattaagtttAAGTACCGAATCGGATTATCAAACAGGACCTATATCTGAAATAAATCTAGTTCGGGGTTTTGGTAACAAAATTTTGCAAACGACCATTTTAAGTTGTTTTAATTAGTAGATATCTTGAAGATTAAACattttgaagctcttggatTGAGGAATCGTAAACATATATGTTAGACATTTCATCCAAcacatttcttttactttttaaacATTGACTATTGGATTACCGcacataaaataataaaataattttggatccgtttggcaagtgagttttttttgtgtttatttAAAGCTTGTTCTGTACCCGTTCGTTGGACGGGAATCgtcgaaaaataataaactttagtcaatttataaaaatgtcgttataaaatacatatttaatgtataatctattataactTATCTTAAGTATATTACTATGTGCGCATTGTAATGTAaagtattcttataatataaatttgaacatctaattcagtgaataataattcaaaaatagaaaaaataacattcaacaataccataacattcaaaaacttgaaaataaataaaaagtgcagtaaatagtatcaaataatattctactaTTCAGaaacttatttttatttttttctgtttGAACATTCTCCTCGATTTGTCCGTGCAAATCagcatttattaattttttattatcactgCATGATAACAAAGTAGGATAACtaagtattaaaaaaaataaatgatttatcaCATTCAAGTTTATGTATAACAATACGTAAAGATTATAATTAAGTAAACGGCCAGAGTCTTTTAATTAACTAATGAATTTGCAGATATATCTAATAGAGATATTTATGTCTCTTGTATTTATATCGCATTACTTTCCAgtgccttttgtttttggttgtttttcctGAAGGTAAATTAACAAACATCGTAGTATATGATCataaaaatcaattaacaaACATGTTAGAAAAAATCCTACAAAAATAACGATGAAAGTACTTGTTTAAATCCTATGTcttcatacaaaacaaatagaaaataaaattaaaaaaaaaaacaaaattcaagatatgttactaagttcttacaattgaagatcaacatgcctttttaatatatatatatatatatattgaaagaaGATGTACCTGATAATCAAAAGGAGTGAAAACCCAAAATCGACACTTTAATATGCCAACCGCTTGCACTGGAAATACCTAACcatgaatttgatacttgaaatCAATATATTAGAGGTTATATGTAGTGTAGAcataggaaataagaattgataagaaTACAAAGAGATATTGATAAGAACACTAAAAGTATATTCATCTTAATTTAAGTTGCTTAAAGTACGTAACTTTGGGTAAGAAATAAGAAtcctataatattaaaaattctTATAGGAAATAAAACCGTAATCGTCCAAATAactttgggtaggaaataagaTCTTATGTGACCCGTACTATGCACGTATATAAACCTATACGTAATAAATTTACAAATGCGTTATCAAGATAGATTTTACTGATCTTAAAAGATCACCTCCACTATATCGAGTCCTTTAAGTGCATGAACTCCTATGATGTGAGCCCACACACGAAATACTTCCCACCATCTGGGCAGAGATGTATTGTGATTAAGGAATTATtagcaaaaatatattaaaaaaaaaagacaggcGGAGGATACTACGAATGGAGGTCTTTCTCTTGGATTGGAGATACTACGGACGGAGAGTTGAGTAGGGGCCTTCGGGGTGCAAACTTCAACAAATATCTAATGTTTTATCTCATCTTTCTTTAGCTATGATAATgggattttatttctttggttGATGACACTCCATTTTCTTTATGgacttttccagaatttttcaaTCAGATGAAGTGTCATTTCTCTTTGTACATCAATTATGCATGGGGGCTGTGAGTCTTGTAAAAACTTTCTCGGGCtaactttctttaattttcatgtCTAGATTGTTTGTATGTTGTTCTATATATGGGTAGattatcttaaaaaaaaaaaaagatctacgATGAagctgttaaaaaaaaagaataggacactataaaaaaatatattatcatttatttctatatatctaatagaggagatttatgtctcttttatttatattgCATTACTTTCCAGTTCCttttttgggtagaaaataagaatcatataatattaagaatttttatgggaaataagaattgatatatatccaaacaaaaaaggagCAAGCCACGTAGGAAACTACTTGCCGTCTCGTTAAGTCACGTAGGAAGGAAAAAATATGAAGGGATAAGTATGAGAATACggctttattatatatatatattactgcaaaatttgtagaaaaaatttttgaagtgtgtaaattttttgatattttgaagtatatagtttaaaatttttgagaaattttttgagattactgtagCTAAAGTTGTTAAGAACTTGTAACagataaatttgaccaaaaacttACTTGCCAGACAAGAGTAAGTCGAGATGATGATGAAGTTTAACTcgtctttttttaaaattaaaactagtaaGAATGTAACAAATTCAGATAGATTAGAAGTAATGTCAATCTTTTAGTGAAAAAATTATATTGAACCACACATAAATACAAGGATTTATTTCCTATTTTAATTGACATAAAAGAGTTTTACCAATTGTTCTTAATGATTACAGCTGGGAATGACGTATGACATGTAAGTTGATAAAATTGGAAGGGTAGTGAAGAGGGAGGAGAAAAGGTGTGGGTGACATTCAAATGCAACTatgtatttcaatttttaattgcatgccaaggttgtgtttggattcaAATATTCTAgagtttttttgtttaattgtaTTGTAGCGATTTAATATATGTAAgttaaaaaagtaataaaaaatatGTTAATAAAAAATGTAGAGATTTTTTTGATGATAAATACCTTTTCAAACAAG
This portion of the Coffea arabica cultivar ET-39 chromosome 2e, Coffea Arabica ET-39 HiFi, whole genome shotgun sequence genome encodes:
- the LOC113730457 gene encoding pumilio homolog 2 isoform X2: MITDSYSKMMSEIGMRSSMMRGSDDYSEELEMLLREQHRRQQEASDIERELSIFRSGSAPPTVEGSLSGLFGGGASGGRGGLSEEEIRSDPAYINYYYSNVNLNPRLPPPLLSKEDWRFAQRLQGGVEGGSGGGGGGSSATIGDRRKVVGNSGGDGGSINRSLFSMQPEFVGMKEENVMDPQKEWGGDGLIGLPGPGLVRRQKSFAEIIQDDANQTLPVSGHPSRPASRAFDNILESSDPQIAHLQQELTSVDSLLSGANIQGISAVHNVGSSASQSYASALGGSLSRSTTPDPHLVAKAPSPRIPPVGGGRVNSVDKRNANILKSSDDILPNIDVSADIAAALSGMSLSANNKIDEGKHLASQIHHENLYHLQNDHNPVKHHSLLNKPETMQFHKSAVPSVESYMKGPSSLTLHGGGNSPSQYPNIDSPNASFANYALSGGAMNPGSPSMLGNQLGGGNPLPLIENIAAARAMGVDSRGVTLGPNLLAAAAELQNLGRVGNQNSASALQMPLMDPLYLQYLKSTEYAAAHAAALNDPMLDRESVGNSFMELLEMQKSYLETLLLHQKSHYSLPYLGKAGNLNHGYYGNPGFGLGMSYAGNQLGGQLLPNSPIGSGSPVRHGERNMRFPSGMRNFTGNVMGSWHLDLGSGLEESFASSLLDQFKSNKTKCFELSEIAGHVVEFSADQYGSRFIQQKLETATTEEKNMVFHEIMPQALSLMTDVFGNYVIQKFFEHGSPAQIRELADQLNGHVLALSLQMYGCRVIQKAIEVVDLDQQTKMVAELDGHVMRCVRDQNGNHRVLEHCCDAKTQSIVMDEILQSVCMLAQDQYGNYVVQHVLEHGKPEERTSIITKLIGQIVQMSQQKFASNVVEKCLTFGTAEERQTLVNEMLGSTDENEPLQVMMKDQFANYVVQKVLETCDDQQLELILNRIKVHLNALKKYTYGKHIVARVEKLVAAGERRIGILSSCSAA
- the LOC113730457 gene encoding pumilio homolog 1 isoform X1, which translates into the protein MITDSYSKMMSEIGMRSSMMRGSDDYSEELEMLLREQHRRQQEASDIERELSIFRSGSAPPTVEGSLSGLFGGGASGGRGGLSEEEIRSDPAYINYYYSNVNLNPRLPPPLLSKEDWRFAQRLQGGVEGGSGGGGGGSSATIGDRRKVVGNSGGDGGSINRSLFSMQPEFVGMKEENVMDPQKEWGGDGLIGLPGPGLVRRQKSFAEIIQDDANQTLPVSGHPSRPASRAFDNILESSDPQIAHLQQELTSVDSLLSGANIQGISAVHNVGSSASQSYASALGGSLSRSTTPDPHLVAKAPSPRIPPVGGGRVNSVDKRNANILKSSDDILPNIDVSADIAAALSGMSLSANNKIDEGKHLASQIHHENLYHLQNDHNPVKHHSLLNKPETMQFHKSAVPSVESYMKGPSSLTLHGGGNSPSQYPNIDSPNASFANYALSGGAMNPGSPSMLGNQLGGGNPLPLIENIAAARAMGVDSRGVTLGPNLLAAAAELQNLGRVGNQNSASALQMPLMDPLYLQYLKSTEYAAAHAAALNDPMLDRESVGNSFMELLEMQKSYLETLLLHQKSHYSLPYLGKAGNLNHGYYGNPGFGLGMSYAGNQLGGQLLPNSPIGSGSPVRHGERNMRFPSGMRNFTGNVMGSWHLDLGSGLEESFASSLLDQFKSNKTKCFELSEIAGHVVEFSADQYGSRFIQQKLETATTEEKNMVFHEIMPQALSLMTDVFGNYVIQKFFEHGSPAQIRELADQLNGHVLALSLQMYGCRVIQKAIEVVDLDQQTKMVAELDGHVMRCVRDQNGNHVIQKCIECIPEDAIQFIVSVFYDQVVTLSTHPYGCRVIQRVLEHCCDAKTQSIVMDEILQSVCMLAQDQYGNYVVQHVLEHGKPEERTSIITKLIGQIVQMSQQKFASNVVEKCLTFGTAEERQTLVNEMLGSTDENEPLQVMMKDQFANYVVQKVLETCDDQQLELILNRIKVHLNALKKYTYGKHIVARVEKLVAAGERRIGILSSCSAA
- the LOC113730457 gene encoding pumilio homolog 4 isoform X3, which produces MITDSYSKMMSEIGMRSSMMRGSDDYSEELEMLLREQHRRQQEASDIERELSIFRSGSAPPTVEGSLSGLFGGGASGGRGGLSEEEIRSDPAYINYYYSNVNLNPRLPPPLLSKEDWRFAQRLQGGVEGGSGGGGGGSSATIGDRRKVVGNSGGDGGSINRSLFSMQPEFVGMKEENVMDPQKEWGGDGLIGLPGPGLVRRQKSFAEIIQDDANQTLPVSGHPSRPASRAFDNILESSDPQIAHLQQELTSVDSLLSGANIQGISAVHNVGSSASQSYASALGGSLSRSTTPDPHLVAKAPSPRIPPVGGGRVNSVDKRNANILKSSDDILPNIDVSADIAAALSGMSLSANNKIDEGKHLASQIHHENLYHLQNDHNPVKHHSLLNKPETMQFHKSAVPSVESYMKGPSSLTLHGGGNSPSQYPNIDSPNASFANYALSGGAMNPGSPSMLGNQLGGGNPLPLIENIAAARAMGVDSRGVTLGPNLLAAAAELQNLGRVGNQNSASALQMPLMDPLYLQYLKSTEYAAAHAAALNDPMLDRESVGNSFMELLEMQKSYLETLLLHQKSHYSLPYLGKAGNLNHGYYGNPGFGLGMSYAGNQLGGQLLPNSPIGSGSPVRHGERNMRFPSGMRNFTGNVMGSWHLDLGSGLEESFASSLLDQFKSNKTKCFELSEIAGHVVEFSADQYGSRFIQQKLETATTEEKNMVFHEIMPQALSLMTDVFGNYVIQKFFEHGSPAQIRELADQLNGHVLALSLQMYGCRVIQKAIEVVDLDQQTKMVAELDGHVMRCVRDQNGNHVIQKCIECIPEDAIQFIVSVFYDQVVTLSTHPYGCRVIQRVLEHCCDAKTQSIVMDEILQSVCMLAQDQYGNYVVQHVLEHGKPEERTSIITKLIGQIVQMSQQKFASNVVEKCLTFGTAEERQTLVNEMLGSTDENEPLQKLL